The DNA sequence CTACGCCGGCATCGGACACGACGACGCCAGCCCGACCGTCATCAATAATACCTGCTTTGAAAACATCCGCGCCGGAATCGGCATCAGTGAAGGTTCCTGCCCCCTCGTGCGTGGCAACAAATGCTATCGCAACCGTCGCGCCGGCATTGGCTCACGCACCGGCGCCAATACGCGTCCCCTGATTGAAGACAACGACTGCTATGACAACGGCATGGCCGGAATCGGCGCCAGCGAGTCTGCCGCACCGCTGATCCGCAATAATCGCTGCTACCAGAACCGTCTGGCGGGCATCGGCTCTCAGTCTCACGCCTCTCCTACCATCATCGGCAATGAATGCTATCAGAATGGACAGTCCGGCATCGGTCAGCAGGGCGACGCTGTCACCACACTCATCAACAATTATTGTCATCACAACAAAACCGCAGGTCTCGGCTTCGCTGATTGCAAATCGGGTCGATCCACAGTAGTCAACAACCGCATCATCGACAACGCGCAGGTCGCCGCCGGGGTCCACTCAGGCTGGACCGTCCAGTTCCTGGGAAATGAATTCGCTCGCCAGGGAGGTCTGCCTCCCATTCTCATGGTCTTCGCAGGCGCTGATGTCACCCTCACTGGAAATACCATTCGCGGCGGGGGAGTCGCCGGCATTCGCGTCGCCGGGAAACTGCGGGCGGAAAACAATGAATTCGCGGGGACATCCCTCCGCAAAGTCGGTCCCCCCAACTTCGGGGTCTGGGCACTGCCCGGAGCGGAAGTCACGCTTACAGGCAATCGCTTCCATCACTGGCGCCACGCGCTCAGTGCCAGTGAAGCGACCGTGATGGCCTCTCACAACAACATCACAGACTTCCACCGCACGGCACTGATGATTCAGAATTCTAAAGCCCCGGCCCACGTCTTCAACAATGTAGCAGTCTCCAGCGATCCCAAAGTAGGAGTCCTCACACTGACAGGCCAGGCAGGTAACGTGAAAGGAAATGCACTACGTCAGCCGAAAGACTAAGCCACATAGCCCTTGACTGGGCATGTTCCTCTGCCTTACTGCAAATGGGTCACGTCCACTCGTTTAACCAGTGCAATGGGCTGCTGATTCTTCCAGTCGTACTGTTTGCCATCCACCGTCAGGCTGTTCAACATCAGATCAAAGTGATGTCCTTCCCATTCAAACGTCACGCGTCCGGGCAGAATGGTCGTGTCTTCAAACGTCAGTTTGTTACCTCGCATCTGTTCCGCCTGTTCGGGGAGTGTAAACGTTCCCGCGGGATGAGCGTTTGCTGCCTGATCAGAAAACACCACCTGCCGACGCAGCATGCGGTCTTCGCGGCCCGCCAGTCTGAGTGTCAGCGCAAGTTGCTGCTCCGCCTGACCAATCTCGGCCTCCCAGTGCCCCTGCGCGCCGTTGAACGAGTCCAGCGACCAGAATAACAGAATCACACAGCAGAGCGCCCCGCCACAATACAACACGACGTTTTTCAGAATGTCTTTTTTCATGGGAATGCCTCATTTAAAAATAATGCCGAACTGATCGACAGGTGATGACAGATACCAGTCAGGAAAAACAAATGGAATCCACAGTCATCGCATCCGCTGTATGCCAGTTTCCGCTCCCGTTGACCTGTGGATCATAAATCAATCTCTCATCTCTGAGAAAGGCAATTTTGAATCGTCAAATCAACGAATTCCATTTCTGCAGAATGTCACCGGCTGACACTGCAGCATCCTGCACAACTCATGCAAAACCTTTCCGCACCGGCCTG is a window from the Gimesia benthica genome containing:
- a CDS encoding right-handed parallel beta-helix repeat-containing protein; this translates as MCSRHHLPTPLPRLSLLSLACLLTFCADPRTLPADTLSVPEKYQTIQSAIAAAQPGDTVLVAAGTYYERLRLKPGITLKSAGDESRGERGLKRAEITIIDGSRQKQGAGVLLAENAVLDGFTVTGIGVYDEQKWNHHHATRGEQQSHEHIGAPGTPGIAIMGVTCTVQNNIVHHIGYTGIAAQATEGKRCTPHIYRNVCYRNMGGGIGSMHDSQAVIEENTCFENFYAGIGHDDASPTVINNTCFENIRAGIGISEGSCPLVRGNKCYRNRRAGIGSRTGANTRPLIEDNDCYDNGMAGIGASESAAPLIRNNRCYQNRLAGIGSQSHASPTIIGNECYQNGQSGIGQQGDAVTTLINNYCHHNKTAGLGFADCKSGRSTVVNNRIIDNAQVAAGVHSGWTVQFLGNEFARQGGLPPILMVFAGADVTLTGNTIRGGGVAGIRVAGKLRAENNEFAGTSLRKVGPPNFGVWALPGAEVTLTGNRFHHWRHALSASEATVMASHNNITDFHRTALMIQNSKAPAHVFNNVAVSSDPKVGVLTLTGQAGNVKGNALRQPKD